One window from the genome of Musa acuminata AAA Group cultivar baxijiao chromosome BXJ1-4, Cavendish_Baxijiao_AAA, whole genome shotgun sequence encodes:
- the LOC135663571 gene encoding protein NRT1/ PTR FAMILY 2.11-like: MEASESGAAAVGEPLIKHRGWKTMPFVIGNETFEKLATIGTLSNLLVYLTVVFHLSSVAAATSLNVFNGTTNLATILGAFVSDTYWGRYATLGFSSMASLLGMAIMTLTAAVSKLHPPPCIQDQTCEGPTSFQLFFLILGFGLLVIGSGGIRPCNIAFGADQFDPTTESGKKGINSFFNWYYFTLTIAVAFSSTVIIYLQSNVSWTLGFAIPTMLMAVSCVFFFVASRIYVKVKPEGSPVTSIVQVLVAAFRKRGMKLPDDPKQALFNPPHVSTLVAKLSYTDQFKFLDKASIIYSADEINPNGSAANPWKLCSIQQVEEVKCVARIIPIWSTGILYYIAVAQQTTYVVFQALQSDRHVSKNLEIPGASFTIFSSIALTVWIPLYDRIVVPLLQRVTKKDGGISLLQRMGIGIVLSIVAMFVSGLVEERRRRIALHYPSIGTTTGGGGISAMSSFWLVPQLLLLGLSEAFNLVSQLEFLYKQFPENMRSLAGSLLFCGIAIASYLSGLMVMIIHHATADNGQGKWLAQDLNEGRLELFYYFIGVIGAVNFIYFIACAKWYRYRILDGESH, encoded by the exons ATGGAGGCCTCCGAGAGCGGCGCGGCGGCCGTCGGCGAGCCTCTTATCAAGCACAGGGGCTGGAAAACCATGCCATTCGTCATCG GGAACGAGACGTTTGAGAAGCTGGCGACGATCGGCACGCTGTCGAACCTGCTGGTGTACCTGACGGTGGTGTTCCACCTGAGTAGTGTCGCGGCGGCCACCAGCCTCAACGTGTTCAACGGGACGACCAACCTGGCCACCATCCTTGGTGCGTTTGTCTCCGACACGTACTGGGGGCGGTACGCCACCCTCGGCTTCTCCTCCATGGCTTCCTTGCTG GGAATGGCGATCATGACGCTCACTGCAGCCGTCTCCAAGTTGCACCCTCCGCCGTGCATACAAGACCAGACGTGCGAGGGACCGACGTCATTCCAGCTGTTCTTTCTCATCCTCGGCTTCGGGCTCCTGGTGATCGGCTCCGGTGGGATCAGGCCGTGCAACATCGCCTTCGGCGCAGACCAGTTCGACCCCACGACGGAGTCCGGTAAGAAGGGCATCAACAGTTTCTTCAACTGGTACTACTTCACCTTGACGATCGCCGTCGCCTTCTCCTCCACCGTCATCATCTACCTCCAGAGCAATGTGAGCTGGACGCTGGGCTTCGCCATTCCTACTATGCTTATGGCCGTCTCTTGCGTGTTCTTCTTCGTGGCGTCGAGGATCTACGTGAAGGTGAAGCCCGAGGGGAGCCCCGTCACGAGCATCGTGCAGGTTCTGGTGGCCGCGTTTAGGAAGCGAGGAATGAAGCTGCCTGATGACCCAAAGCAGGCCCTGTTCAACCCTCCACATGTTAGTACTCTGGTCGCCAAGCTATCATACACTGATCAGTTCAA GTTTCTGGACAAAGCTTCAATTATATACTCCGCTGATGAGATCAATCCCAATGGCTCAGCTGCGAACCCATGGAAGTTGTGCAGCATACAACAAGTTGAGGAGGTGAAATGTGTGGCACGAATCATTCCCATCTGGTCCACGGGTATCCTCTACTACATCGCAGTGGCTCAACAGACCACTTACGTGGTCTTCCAAGCCCTTCAATCCGATCGACATGTCTCCAAGAACCTAGAGATACCCGGAGCCTCCTTCACCATCTTTTCCAGCATCGCCCTCACGGTCTGGATACCTCTCTACGACCGGATCGTGGTCCCGCTGCTCCAACGAGTCACCAAGAAGGACGGCGGCATCTCGCTGCTCCAGCGCATGGGAATCGGCATCGTTCTTTCCATCGTCGCCATGTTCGTCTCGGGGCTAGTGGAAGAGCGGCGGCGGAGGATCGCTCTCCACTATCCAAGCATCGGAACAACCACCGGCGGCGGCGGGATCTCCGCCATGTCTAGCTTCTGGCTGGTGCCGCAACTGCTGCTCTTGGGGCTGTCGGAGGCGTTCAACCTGGTGAGCCAACTGGAGTTCTTATACAAACAGTTCCCGGAGAACATGAGGAGTCTGGCGGGGTCGCTGCTGTTCTGCGGCATTGCCATCGCCAGCTACCTGAGCGGGCTGATGGTGATGATCATTCACCACGCGACGGCGGACAACGGGCAGGGGAAATGGTTGGCGCAGGATCTCAACGAGGGACGACTGGAGCTGTTCTATTATTTCATAGGAGTGATTGGGGCCGTTAACTTCATCTATTTCATTGCGTGTGCAAAGTGGTACAGATACCGAATCCTGGATGGGGAGTCTCATTAG
- the LOC103983000 gene encoding uncharacterized protein LOC103983000: MYNNLGNQAGVQGPTINPQPNPFGDALYGAGSGLIRGSLGAYGERFLGSSSEFMQSNISRYFSNPQYYFQVNDQYVRNKLKVILFPFLHRGHWTRITEPVGGRLSYKPPVYDINAPDLYIPFMAFGTYIILAGFLFGLLGKFSPEALSLQFTRGLAGWFLQVLILKGLLYSLGGGEAPLLDIVAYGGYAFTGMSLTMLARLCWSYTYYFLMPWMSLCMGVFLVKTMKRVLFTEMRSYEKHSSRQHYLLLFMAIAQFPLFFWLGKIAA, translated from the exons ATGTACAATAATTTGGGCAACCAGGCTGGGGTGCAGGGACCCACGATTAATCCACAGCCTAATCCTTTTGGCGATGCATTATATGGAGCTGGGTCTGGACTTATTCGAGGTAGCCTGGGGGCATATGGAGAGAGGTTCTTGGGCTCAAGTTCTGAATTCATGCAAAGCAAT ATTAGCCGGTACTTCTCCAACCCTCAGTATTATTTTCAAGTGAATGATCAATATGTGAGGAACAAGTTGAAAGTTATCTTATTTCCGTTCCTGCACAGG GGCCACTGGACTAGAATAACTGAGCCCGTTGGAGGTAGGCTATCTTATAAACCCCCAGTATATGACATAAATGCACCAGATCTGTATATCCCCTTCATGGCATTTGGAACATACATCATTCTTGCAGGCTTCTTATTTGGTCTTCTTGGAAA ATTTAGTCCAGAAGCTCTGAGCTTACAGTTCACAAGGGGACTTGCTGGCTGGTTTTTGCAGGTTCTGATACTAAAGGGATTGTTATATTCATTAGGTGGTGGGGAAGCACCACTTCTTGATATCGTGGCATATGGTGGGTATGCTTTCACGGGGATGTCCTTGACTATGTTGGCCAGGCTGTGCTGGAGCTACACGTATTATTTTCTGATGCCATGGATGAGTCTCTGCATGGGGGTGTTTTTGGTGAAGACGATGAAGAGGGTGCTTTTCACGGAAATGAGGAGTTATGAGAAGCATTCGAGCCGGCAACACTATCTGCTGCTCTTCATGGCAATTGCTCAGTTCCCTCTATTCTTCTGGCTCGGCAAAATAGCAGCATAA
- the LOC135663618 gene encoding uncharacterized protein C6C3.02c-like, translating into MPRRSSGGRSAPRAARRPAPVRNPPQPARQAPPPAPVQGGGSILGGIGSTIAQGVAFGTGSAVAHRAVDAVMGPRTFQHETIASEAPTAAAPANPVNYAGTDACSIHSKAFQDCINNYGSDISKCQFYLDMLNECRGGSGAA; encoded by the exons ATGCCTCGCCGAAGCTCTGGTG GTCGTTCAGCCCCTCGTGCTGCTCGACGTCCTGCTCCTGTGAGGAACCCACCCCAACCTG CACGTCAAGCTCCGCCTCCAGCTCCTGTTCAGGGTGGTGGATCTATCCTGGGGGGAATTGGATCCACCATCGCTCAAG GTGTGGCATTTGGCACGGGGAGTGCCGTTGCTCATAGGGCAGTCGATGCTGTTATGGGGCCTCGCACCTTCCAGCATGAGACCATTGCATCCGAAGCTCCTACTGCGGCAGCACCTGCCAACCCAGTGAATTATGCTGGCACAGATGCATGCAGCATCCACTCGAAGGCTTTCCAGGAT TGCATCAACAACTATGGCAGTGACATCAGCAAGTGCCAGTTCTACTTGGACATGCTGAACGAGTGCCGCGGAGGATCTGGTGCCGCTTGA
- the LOC103983001 gene encoding LRR receptor-like serine/threonine-protein kinase FEI 2 gives MGKQSIGSWWFCWALYVFVLLPSACALTADGEALLELKLGFNDSKQMLRSWRPSDSNPCSWLGVACHLSDLTVRSINLPYMQLGGIISPSIGRLRRLQRLALHQNSLHGPIPPEIKNCSELKALYLRANYLQGSIPPEIGELAHLTILDLSSNLLRGAIPPSIGRLTQLRFLNLSTNFFSGEIPTVGVLASFRNTSFVGNLELCGLTIQKVCRGSMGFPAVLPHTNTFSSPGISSIPTKRSSHFLNGVILGAMTTMALALVSILGFLWICLLSRKEKLAENYVKVQKQLVQDVGTKLVTFHGNLPYPSQEIIKKLELLDEDDVIGSGGFGTVYKMVMDDNNAFAVKKIDWYRKGVDQIFERELEILGSIKHINLVNLRGYCTLPSARLLIYDYLPFGSLDHYLHENGGEDQPLNWNARMKIALGSARGLAYLHHDCTPRIVHRDIKSSNILLDRSLEPHVSDFGLAKLLVDDDAHVTTVVAGTFGYLAPEYLQNGHATEKSDVYSFGVLLLELVTGKRPTDPSFVRRGLNIVGWLNTLEEENRLEEIVDEKCGNVDVEAVEAILDIAAMCTDANPDERPSMSRVLQMLEEEIMSPCLSDFYEPHLDI, from the exons ATGGGGAAGCAGAGCATCGGCTCATGGTGGTTCTGCTGGGCTCTCTACGTCTTCGTCCTGCTCCCTTCCGCCTGTGCCTTGACCGCTGATG GAGAAGCTCTGCTGGAACTCAAGCTGGGTTTCAACGACTCCAAGCAGATGCTGCGGAGCTGGCGGCCCTCCGACTCCAATCCTTGCTCCTGGCTCGGCGTCGCCTGCCACCTCTCCGACCTCACCGTCCGCTCCat TAACTTGCCCTACATGCAGCTCGGTGGCATCATATCCCCAAGCATCGGCCGGCTCCGAAGGCTTCAGAGACT GGCTTTGCATCAGAACAGCTTACATGGGCCCATTCCACCTGAGATCAAGAACTGCTCCGAGCTAAAAGCCCT GTATCTGAGAGCTAATTACCTTCAAGGGAGCATTCCACCCGAGATCGGAGAACTCGCCCACCTCACCATCCT GGACTTGTCGAGTAATCTGCTGAGGGGTGCGATTCCTCCATCAATTGGCCGTCTGACTCAATTGCGTTTTCT AAATCTGTCGACCAACTTCTTCTCCGGGGAGATTCCAACTGTTGGAGTTCTTGCAAGTTTCAGAAACACCTC GTTTGTCGGGAATCTGGAATTATGTGGCTTGACAATTCAGAAAGTTTGTCGTGGTTCCATGGGCTTTCCTGCAGTGCTACCACACACCAACACTTTCTCTTCACCAG GAATCTCATCGATCCCGACAAAAAGATCATCACATTTTCTGAATGGGGTTATCCTTGGCGCCATGACCACAATGGCCCTTGCATTAGTTTCGATCCTTGGCTTCCTTTGGATTTGCTTGCTCTCAAGGAAGGAAAAGCTTGCTGAAAACTATGTCAAAGTCCAAAAACAACTTGTGCAAGATGTTG GCACCAAGCTTGTCACCTTCCATGGAAACCTCCCATATCCGTCCCAGGAAATCATAAAGAAGCTGGAGTTGCTTGATGAAGATGATGTGATTGGTTCTGGAGGCTTTGGCACTGTCTACAAGATGGTCATGGACGATAACAATGCATTTGCTGTTAAAAAGATTGATTGGTACCGCAAAGGAGTCGATCAGATCTTTGAGAGGGAGCTGGAGATCTTGGGCAGCATTAAGCACATTAACCTTGTCAATCTGCGAGGCTACTGTACGCTGCCATCTGCAAGGCTTCTCATTTATGATTACTTGCCCTTTGGCAGCCTTGACCATTACCTTCATG AAAATGGTGGAGAAGATCAACCTTTGAATTGGAATGCACGCATGAAAATTGCTCTTGGCTCCGCGAGAGGGCTGGCCTACTTGCACCATGATTGCACTCCCAGGATCGTTCACAGGGACATCAAATCCAGCAACATTTTACTTGACAGGAGCCTGGAACCTCATGTCTCAGATTTCGGCTTAGCCAAGCTCCTGGTAGATGACGATGCCCATGTCACCACTGTGGTTGCTGGCACCTTCGGCTATCTGGCACCAG AGTACCTGCAAAATGGACATGCAACAGAGAAGTCAGATGTGTACTCCTTTGGAGTTCTCCTGTTAGAGTTGGTGACTGGAAAAAGACCTACAGATCCATCCTTTGTGAGGAGAGGCTTGAACATTGTTGGCTGG CTAAACACGCTGGAAGAGGAGAATCGCCTGGAGGAAATTGTGGATGAAAAGTGCGGTAACGTCGACGTCGAAGCAGTAGAAGCGATCCTTGATATAGCTGCGATGTGCACCGATGCGAATCCTGATGAACGCCCATCGATGAGTAGAGTGCTGCAGATGCTTGAGGAGGAGATAATGTCTCCCTGCTTGAGTGATTTCTATGAACCTCACTTGGATATCTAA
- the LOC135663587 gene encoding uncharacterized protein LOC135663587: protein MASSGMEAAVDGPVQNLMSKRLRALRKKYNRILQMEESLAQGKPLNKEQEEVLRSKPAITVLIDEYEKLRQPLAVAVQEELARAAAASPPPPPAPQEEPTAAPSADDDKEELGPAVEDLLTLLYFGCLFDVKPQSEFAATMLTRTHERGCCLTYDYVTDDATDLLGEQDLDAISAIGSLVTSRPVYSGISHKNALQVCLQHAKLWLLNVDQPIHPGSSVTYAGMREKLNKILASDYFTTTPEMKAPGDVAAAVGKYGAACQVQISESTTMPSPMVQTEDSSVPVGYQHKEDEQQEFREMEAHLDNEDNLVDESLKMDEPDTGSPVDAASDQQDQQKLEVEMEEQNLRDTEKKEQHNPRRSYHNQRGATRGGGGSGGRRGYANGRGGRGGGGGYQNGRSQYYDSGYHPRNYYNARGRGGRSSGSAVYTNHGGHTSANVELDTSA, encoded by the exons ATGGCGTCATCGGGAATGGAGGCAGCTGTGGACGGTCCAGTGCAGAACCTGATGAGCAAGCGCCTTCGGGCCCTGCGCAAGAAGTACAACCGCATCCTGCAGATGGAGGAGAGCCTCGCCCAGGGCAAGCCCCTCAACAAGGAGCAGGAGGAGGTCCTCCGCTCTAAGCCCGCCATCACCGTTCTCATTGATGAGTACGAGAAGCTCCGCCAACCCCTTGCCGTCGCCGTCCAAGAGGAGCTCGCacgcgccgccgccgcctctccACCTCCTCCCCCCGCTCCCCAAGAAGAACCCACTGCTGCCCCTTCCGCGGACGACGACAAGGAGGAGCTTGGTCCCGCCGTCGAGGACCTCTTGACCTTGCTCTACTTCGGCTGCCTGTTTGACGTCAAGCCGCAGAGCGAGTTTGCGGCGACGATGCTGACAAGGACCCACGAGCGTGGTTGCTGTTTGACGTACGACTACGTGACTGACGACGCCACCGATCTACTGGGGGAACAGGACCTCGACGCGATCTCAGCGATTGGCTCCCTCGTCACCTCGCGGCCGGTCTACTCTGGGATCTCGCACAAGAACGCCCTCCAGGTCTGCCTCCAGCATGCGAAGCTTTGGCTGCTGAACGTTGATCAGCCCATTCATCCGGGTTCTTCGGTTACCT ATGCTGGAATGAGGGAGAAGTTGAACAAGATTCTGGCTTCAGACTATTTCACCACTACGCCGGAGATGAAAGCCCCTGGGGATGTGGCAGCAGCAGTGGGGAAATACGGCGCTGCTTGTCAGGTGCAGATCAGTGAGTCCACCACCATGCCTTCACCCATGGTTCAAACTGAAGATTCCTCTGTTCCAGTCGGTTATCAGCACAAG GAGGATGAGCAACAAGAATTTCGAGAAATGGAAGCTCACCTTGATAATGAAGATAATCTTGTTGATGAATCTCTGAAGATG GATGAACCAGACACGGGCTCTCCTGTGGATGCTGCCTCTGACCAACAGGATCAGCAAAAACTAGAAGTAGAAATGGAGGAACAAAACCTGAGGGACACAGAGAAGAAAGAACAACATAATCCCCGGAGGTCCTATCACAACCAGAGAGGGGCAACTCGCGGTGGTGGAGGTAGTGGAGGTCGGAGGGGTTATGCAAATGGTCGTGGTGGCCGAGGTGGGGGTGGTGGCTACCAGAATGGACGGAGCCAGTATTATGACTCTGGCTACCATCCCAGAAACTATTATAACGCAAGGGGTAGAGGCGGCCGGTCTAGTGGTTCAGCTGTGTACACTAATCATGGAGGTCATACCTCTGCAAATGTTGAGTTGGACACTAGTGCCTAG